In the genome of Candoia aspera isolate rCanAsp1 chromosome 4, rCanAsp1.hap2, whole genome shotgun sequence, the window TGCTGGAAAAGTTGCAAGAACCGTGCATGTCCCATTCCTTACAGGGAGAAATTGCAGATACCTCCTTCTGGTCTAGCTGTTGCACTGGATTTTTGAGATAGCTCGTGTCTATAGCAACAGGCTTGCAAGACTGACAGTGGAGGACTTTCTGAGGTAATTGTGGGGGAACACAATAAGAGCTGGGGGTGTATGATGGAACTGCTGGCAAATCAAGTTGACTAGGAAATGAGTGTCCTGTTGTTCCAACTTGTTGGCTTGCAGAGAGCAGATTCTTATCAGACAGCCTTTTATTTGATGTCAATGTTTGCCTCTTTTTCACCTGTCCGTATTGCCCATATGGGTGCTTGCGTTTGCAAGGCAGCACACCAGAGTGTGTTGGGAGCTTCCCTTCCTGAGGAGCAACACCAAATTTGAGTTTAACAGGAGCTACAATCTTTGGGAAAGTGTCTGCAATCACTCTGCCTTTTTCATGGGTCTCAGAGGCAGACCATAAAGATCGTAAGGCAAATGGTACAGGTGCAGTGGGCATCTCCTTGGACTTCACTGTCAGATGAAGGAAATCTTGGTCCTTAAGCAAGCATGGTGGATCCTCCAAACTAGCAAGATGACCTGTTGAGTCCTCAAAAAGCACATGACCTTCCACTTCCTGACCTGAAAATGGTATTTCGGCATGTTCAGCAGCCTCCATTTCAAATTCAGAAGAGACACCATTGCATATGCTGagaagaaaagagggagagatCAATATAGTGCCTTCACTATCACAAGTATTGTGTATATGTTATTGTGTTGCACTGCAACAAGAATAGCACTTAGCTACTACACGTATCACCAAAATGTTCTTCCCACTGGGTTTGAGCCAGGCATtatcatggataaaatctatgtggtcactaagtcaGAAATGACTTGATaggacataatcaatcaatcactcaatcaatcatCATCAAATTCCTTTAGCCCTGTTTTACAACTCTTTCCATACAACCTTCATTGTGTTTactaacatatactgtatatccgaTTATATATAGCAAAGCTTACTCCAGATAAGTACACAGGATTATGGCTTTATTGTGCGGGCATCTTACAAACACAAATGGCCCTACCTTGCGCAGAGTAAGGCAGCTGTCTTAGACAACAGATGCTTGGGGGGAGGAACTACAGTAGCTTCTCAATCACTTCTCATGAGCTTTCCAGCTGTTCTTCTCTGCTGCAGAATAGCGCTACATATGTTATACTACCAGTTCTGAGCCTCCCTCTTGAGATATAATGGAGGATGCTGTCTCAACACCTGCACTGAATAGGATTCATCTGCTTAGACAGGCACCTTCCATACGTGACGCATGCATGTATGGTTCTTGTTCTTTGCCTCGGGGGGCAAAATGTCCTGTCTGGTCTCTAGAAAACACCTAGCAAAAGCCTCCTAATAATTCCAACATCTCATAGTTGTATTCCCCTACATCTGAATGTGGAAGTTTAGTCCCTATTGTTCCTCacccaaacaaaaacaatttacaCAGAAACTCAATCACCTATTGGCAAAGCAGTATATGCTTTGTGTGGTTTTTCTGAAGTGCGAAAGTATGACTTTCTTCCCCTCTTAAGAATGAATAACCATTCTTAACATCAGGGTTTTCCAAGCTGAAATTCATCTCTTTACTCCCAACAGTTATGAAACTGAAATTTGTTAaactcttcccttcctctttctggaCATGTTTTAAAGGCCTTTTGAAGGCTtataaaaatggggagggggatagTTTTAACTGGActtccactttaaaaatatcaaGTAATAATCATTCATTGCATTGACTCAAAAACCAGGACAAAATCTGGACATCATTTCTTGCTAGAGATCTACTCTTGTCTGTTTCTCTCTTCTGCATACATGTTTTGCTGGCTGCAGCAAAAAACATGAAGaaagcaggagggaaaaaaaactccaATAAGCAAATAGGAGTCAGGAATTCTCATTCTTTGAAACACAGTTGGATACTCTTCTCTTCTACGTGTGGATCATACTTATACCTCAGCAGTGGAGTGCAGGAGGCCACAAAGTCATTGCTTAGTTGGGAGATGATGCTATCCAAGAAAGCATAGTGGGAGGGATCCAGCACAAATTCCTGATGCTGCGAGCTCTGAAGATGCTGTGAAGACAAGACAGTGCCATCAGAGGGTAAAATGCAATGAGAAAAATTtgaagatggcaaagaaaacaaggaTATTAAACCAAagcatgaaaaataattttaaaaaaacccttgctCCATCCTGTTCAAGCTACCACTCAGACAAaggaaggaaacttttcctgtGAAGAGGCAGGTAGAATGACATGAGCTCTGGAACTTAACCAACAAAGCAAAGCAGTTGAACAGGCTTTGGAAAAGAAGGCAAAAGCTAAATCAAGAGTAGAATTAGGATTAAACTACCCAATAGCATTTATTCAAGACAATATCTAAAAATGGGTCTGGTTTTCAGGTTTCATTCTGTTTACCAGGAGGTCCAGCAGCTCATTCTGCTTGAGGAATGTAAAGCCACAAGATTCCAAGGACATTACCAGATTCTGCAATTTCTGGAGAGATAAGCACAGAGATAGGCTCCCACCAGTCTCAACAGCTCTGAATATAGTCCTTCCTCAGTTAAGCCTGCACTTTTCGGTTAGGGAGCATGCAGAGCTGTGTATATTAAGATTGTATgaaagcacaagaaaaaaaatagaacacaCAGTACACCTTTTACTCTATCAGCCTGCCTGCACCCTCAGACTGACCGAGAGGCCCTTCTTTATGTTCCAactgtgctgggggtgggggggagttgatgAGGACAAGAAAAAGGCCCTTCTTGGTGGCCACTCCTAAATGGTAGAGCTCCCTGCCTCAGGAGGCTCTGCTGCCACCTCTTTGATGGCTTTTTGCCAATTAGTTGAAAGCTTGGTTAGGAGACAGAATAATTTTTATCCAATATTTACTTCAGCTACTGCATTTGACTGCTTTTATGATATATTGTAATACAATTCTATGCATATTTGTAAGATATTGCTACGTACCAGTCATAATAGCTATTAGCAACAGTGGCTTTAACTACGTGCAACTCAGCCTTTACGTACCTGGTCCGGGAATGGCAGATGCTGTCATAAATGGGCATCTCAATGAAGTCTAGATATTTCTAAGGCAGTCAAAGGGGATGGGGTGCTTTCTTACCATCTGTAACTCTGTGAAGGCTTCTTCACAACACTCACAATAGCCTTTTTGTGTTTTGGGCAAAACAGAGCGGACAGAGAGAGTTTGTGGTTCGTTGGGTGACTTTCTAATCTGGGGGTCTCTGCAGAAAGAGATGGGAAGAGATATATGAAGAACTTCCATTCCCCATCACATAAATCCAAGCCTCTACTTTGCTTTCGTTCATTATAACTTATGACCCAACCTcacgttttctttttttctgtgtacAACCTTCATAGGTCATTCCTCACCTAGGTCCAAAGCTGCCTTCTGAATATGAAGATAGGGAGCCCTGCCTTCTAACTGTTTCCCTCTGAGCCCGCAGTGAGAAAAAAACACTGCTAGAGGTAGAATTCCTCCTTGCCAGCCTAGTTTCTGTAACCACACATGAAGTTTGGGTTGTGTTTATTGCCAAATCTTTTCTAAACAGACTTTATTGCCTTCCCCAATTCCCACAAGTATACTTACTTTGAACTGGGTTCAAATGGGCTACACCTTCTTGATGCTAGGAAATACAATCGAGGAAAATTCTTGAACAGTTTAAGAAATGGTCGGAGTTGCCTAGATAAAGATGAGAAAAATGGCTCAATTTTGGGGAGATAAATAGGAGCAGCCTTTGAGGAGACAATTTTCCCCAGCAATGATAATCTCcatatgtgttggacttcaactcccagccagcatacaAGACTTCCAATTGGGGAAATGGGATGGGGAGAAATAGCCAGAGGACAGTCAGGGAATGCACAATCCTGTTAAAATTCTTGAATGTCTTGGTAGCTTACAATACCCTGCAAAGGTGTAGTCATTTATTTTatccttgttttaaaatgaatgtacaaGCAACAAAAACACTGGCAATTGTATTCTTCTGTATGAGCTATCTCAGCTAGAAATTAAACATTCTATGTAGTAATCTTTACATTCTTATTTGGATGGTAATTCCAGAAGGTTGGCTAAGAAATGGCTGTTTGAAGccctattatttatattataggCTCGCTTTTGTCACCCATGCTCTGTGAAGATTTATACAAGATTTATACAAACCAGTGAGAGAGATCAGCTAGAGTAAGGAATCATCAGGGGACAGCCAACTCGACTAACTGGCTTTTCAGCTAATTTAGGTGAGACGGTGAAAAGCTAAATTGGTTTCTGGCTACTTGAATGAGCTGGATGAAGTCAAAATGACCGGGACTCACTCCAGCCAAGTTGAAGCTTCTTTAGAAATATGGTTTATCTGTCCAAATGACTAAGGCCACTCTGTTTTGGCTGACCATCAGTTATGACCATATTTCTGGAAATATATGTTAGGATTAGTTATCCAAACTCCAGTAATCTCTAATTTAAATTACTGTACAGTAATGTATTATATGCAGGACAGCCTTTGATAAAGATCAAAAACTGTGGTTAAGTAAAAATATAGCAGCAGAATTATTACATGTAACAGGGACTGGGTTTTTATGATCATGTTACACTGAAGCTTCATCAACTCACTGATTCCTTGTCTGTTTCAAGGGGTAGTTTTTGGCACTTCATAGGTGTCTACCCTAACTATTAAGGTCACTTTTAAAAGCTCTTCCACAAGAGTCCCACCCCTGCAAATGTCTGAAGGCCCCATTAGACAAAACAAGAGGCAGGATGAAAACTTCCATACCTTGTCAATAAATTAAGGCTCCAAAACCAATTGTAATGCCAGAGTTATTATCATTAGAGAGAACTGTGCTTTTAATCACAGGAGGAGATAATCATAATTATCTCAGAATAAGAGATGATGAAAGGAGTGGAGAACTCCAGCCTGTGAGCTGGATGTTCCCCATTAATCACCCCCTGCCAGCCTGCTGAGACCTGGAAAGAACccttccccacctccacccctgGGAAAAAAtatctccccccccacagaaCCATTTTGCTTTGTGCCCTTCTAGGCTTGTAGAAAAATGTGTAGGGATTGGTTTTGAGAAATGAGGTTTCAGAGAAGAGCAAAATGCCTCTTCCAAGCCTCAAGAGGCCAGATGAGTAGTCTTAGGCTACATCTGGATCACAGGGTACTCTACCTGCAATAGATGCCCAATCCATGCATTCCCTAAAATCGGAAGAACCTGAACATTAGGGTGGCCTGAAGTCTTTTGTATTCAACACTAAAAAGCCAGAAGATGAAACTCTAGTATACTCCCCTTACCTGCTATGGTCTTCAATTTTCATGAATGGTGGTTTCAGCCTCActgcaagaagaaaaacatgGAGAGTGAAGAGGGAGAAACTACTTCTGACAGCTATCAAAATATCAGAAACAACATAGATATCAATTTCCAGTTTTGGATTAGAAGAAAGATGAGAATAAACCAGAAAATCTGAACTCTAGCACTTCTCTTTAAAGTTAAATACTGGGCTGTCTCAGACTGGGGGCTAGGGGAATTGCTGTTAAAGTAGCCAACTCTGGAAGAAACAGCTGAGCAAGCTAGCGCAGGTGACCGTTACTTAAATGTTGTGCAACAAGACGattattatattaaaacaacagtctGCCTCATGAGCAGGCGTAGTGCCAGCACTAAGCCAATACAGCATTGTTAGTGAGTGGGACCCTGTCCAGAGCTGGCAGCCACAATAGCACATCTCCAGAGAACAGGAGATGGGCCTGGGCTTTGTTGTGCATACAATGAAAATCCATCAGCAGATTCAGATATCAAGAAACATTCAAAATTTCCCAGAAGAGGCAGCCAAGTATGGTAAGGAGGAAGCTAGATAGGCAAAACCAATGCTAAAATTTCCAATAGAGAAAACGAAGGCAGTGAAAATTCCAGATTCTCATCAGCAGTAAAAGAGGACTTGAAAACATAGAGTCCCACATGAATCAACTGTGGTAAGTCTATTCAGCATTTATTCTGGCAAGAAGCTCTGCAATCATTCTTCCTGCTTGTTGTCACCAAACAAATCTTCCCTAAGTTCTTTGGTTATTATAATCGAATTGGTCTTTTTGTCCTCATCCACTCACCTTTGTTGCTCTGTCACCCAGGTAAACTGCTGGTTGTTCAGGACATGTCACTATAGAGTCACCATTTCACTACCAGCCAGCCACTGTGACAGGCCGAAGCCAGATCAGAATGATCTGGCAGGAGTATTTTCCATTGGAAAAGGCAatacaactgcctggacaaacaTTCTGGTTGGCACAGAGGAGGAGCCCGATGGGGACTTGTGATCTGTATGGTTCCCATTGGCTGCTCCTGGAGCAACTGCTCTCATCCAGCTATGGGGCTCTGTGCCTCCTCAGCCACTTCTGTTTTGGGTGCTGGAAAGAACAGAACCTTCTTGGcaaccaaagtttttttttttaaaggaagagtgTCAATCTCCTGGAAGGTATTCTTCAGGGTTGATATTTTTCCcagcaacccccaccccaccctgcttgGTTTTTCTCCTTTCCAGCAGCTGTGGAGGCTTGCtagagggggagaaaaaacacAGCACAATGTTTCACTTCTCCAGCAAATATGGAGAAAAAGCAGGTGGCTTTTTTTATTCCAGGAGGCACAGAGCTTTGTTGGAGAGGAGAAAAACTAGGAAGACAATGATCCttcaccctccctccttctctcaccTCTGTGCTTCCCCCACGGTCATAGTCCTACCCTCACTGAGGGCACTAACTTTCCTGGCCTCAGTTTGGAGACAGTGGTCTTCTGAAGCAATGAACTTTCCTCACAtctcaaaaacagaaagaaagcatgTTgcggggggagtggggaaaagccTTGATTTTGTATGGAATTGCTTCCTTCTGAGgccttttctcatttttctcattTAAGCACAGTCCACAAGGTATATCGAGATGTGCAACCAAGCCACAGTGTAAACTCAGAATCTCTGCCAGGCTGTGAGCAAAAGGTGACAAACTAGATCTATGTATCTAGTATctctaaacaaacaaaactttctCTACTCACCTTTTGAAAGTTGGAATCCAGAAGCAAGCACTTTCCCCTAGACCAAGAAAACAGTACTAAGATAGGGCAGGACTCTAAACCTGCagcaagcattttaaaaaatgcaaaccatacataaaatatgaatgtttgattgttatgagccacccagagtcactgagagtcaattattattattattgttattactgttaTTCCCATGTAGTATATCTTTAAGATTCCTGGGGTAGGTCTAGGCACAGAGACATGGCAGATAATGACCACCAGTATACTGGTGTAGGTTTTCACTGATGCtttctgttgggcagtgttgggcttcagggtttagggACCATGGTccagacaacagatttcctgacatttcaccagcaactgtggctggcatcttcagaggcaagatgATCTGCTGCGTAGATCACAGGCAACTGAACAGAGATGGattgggctcctgtctttatagtcATTCAGGTCACCAGGTAGCTCTGAACTGTGGTTTATGCTCCTGTGTCTCTGAGGCCATGGAAGAGGTGGTCCTCCGACCTGGCTCTCCTCAGGCCAAGTCCAACTTCCATCAGCTGTCCTATGTTACCTTGGATTTGAGATTCTGCCTGCCATTTGATCATTTAACATTATGCAATTGGCTGAAAGAGAAACTCAAGGATATTTTCATTAACCTCTGATTTCAGGATGAAACCCCCTCCCACAATGTCTGTGATAAGCAAGAACCACAGGAGCCATTTGTGTAAGGAGAATGGGGCTCACAATATTTAAACCATGCCAAACTCTGGTAGGCATTTGTCTGGTACATGTGTCTATCTTGCACGAGAAACAATggtctgtatcagtgtttctcaacctcggcaactttaagatgtgtggacttcaactctgagaattctgggaattgaagttcactgatctgaaagttgccatggttgagaaaaactgctttaCATCGTGTCTCTCTTATTGCATGA includes:
- the DBF4B gene encoding protein DBF4 homolog B, with the protein product MTDGKLCDCQSFAPLDGHGQNSHVNWSRKDDEAVSTAKSRPLSGKSFFLDLPSGKNLAFLAENVKRLGGVIESFLSKEVTCVISSSRKARQERRPEKQSATVLKDALAGTQSVSRLPEGQRGPLHKPVDVTLVSRGKRLLHKAIGSQDNINGSNILVSARSWGIQIMHIDEMLSYIRRLSKKQPLQRKGKVLASGFQLSKVRLKPPFMKIEDHSRQLRPFLKLFKNFPRLYFLASRRCSPFEPSSKDPQIRKSPNEPQTLSVRSVLPKTQKGYCECCEEAFTELQMHLQSSQHQEFVLDPSHYAFLDSIISQLSNDFVASCTPLLSICNGVSSEFEMEAAEHAEIPFSGQEVEGHVLFEDSTGHLASLEDPPCLLKDQDFLHLTVKSKEMPTAPVPFALRSLWSASETHEKGRVIADTFPKIVAPVKLKFGVAPQEGKLPTHSGVLPCKRKHPYGQYGQVKKRQTLTSNKRLSDKNLLSASQQVGTTGHSFPSQLDLPAVPSYTPSSYCVPPQLPQKVLHCQSCKPVAIDTSYLKNPVQQLDQKEVSAISPCKEWDMHGSCNFSSNDSTLSSLSGFHEDKKVAPKQVGSLLECRSPCLDISELAQNMLPQQPGPGPSPCLPLFSYPLTSLSAEAKSSSSMSEWDGPLLCALAGASHLSSENLIDAALLGTCVSLQDSNYESHLCSVLWQTSEQGQLK